A genomic stretch from Malus domestica chromosome 15, GDT2T_hap1 includes:
- the LOC103400557 gene encoding uncharacterized protein, producing MAMATSCLSTLSCASPSCSWSNWRRKHSSLSLVSSSSPASALSFESRQHRRSQVVCMAPDEEKLTRRNPLDFPIEWERPKPGRRPDIFPQFSPMKTPLPPPMPYDPPEEDEDEEEKKEEEEEEQEQEEESPEKIDPDKNNI from the exons ATGGCTATGGCGACGAGCTGCCTCTCAACACTGAGTTGCGCATCTCCTAGTTGCAGTTGGTCGAATTGGAGACGAAAGCACTCTTCTTTATCCCTAGTAAGCTCGTCGTCTCCGGCCTCCGCGTTGTCGTTCGAGTCTCGTCAGCATCGGAGGAGTCAGGTGGTGTGTATGGCGCCGGATGAGGAGAAGCTCACCCGCCGCAACCCTCTCGATTTCCCGATT GAGTGGGAGAGGCCGAAGCCGGGGCGGAGGCCTGACATTTTTCCGCAGTTCAGCCCTATGAAGACGCCTCTGCCGCCTCCTATGCCGTATGACCCGCCGGAAGAGGACGAAGacgaggaggagaagaaggaggaagaagaagaggagcaaGAGCAGGAGGAGGAATCTCCTGAGAAGATTGACCCAGATAAGAACAATATTTAA
- the LOC139191716 gene encoding G-type lectin S-receptor-like serine/threonine-protein kinase At1g11330, with the protein MFSFSELVAATDDFSFARRLGEGGFGPVYKGVLPDGQQVAVKRLARHSGQGLEEFMNEITLIAELQHSNLVRLLGCCIQGEEKILIYEYLTNTSLDAFLFDSTRVYLLDWQRRINIIEGIAQGLLYLHKYSRVRIIHRDLKASNILLDESMKPKISDFGMARIFGQDESRANTKRVVGTYGYMSPEYAMNGIFSEKSDVYSFGVLLLEIVSGRKNTVFVSSTNLSLIELEHAADRPTMSEVISMLTSDVMFLPDPKQPAFYVSKSESGSSQAEIRSDRGSSNCVSITVMEPR; encoded by the exons ATGTTCAGTTTTTCTGAATTAGTGGCTGCAACAGATGACTTCTCATTTGCCCGAAGGCTAGGAGAGGGTGGTTTTGGACCGGTTTACAag GGTGTATTACCAGACGGGCAACAGGTAGCAGTAAAGAGACTTGCAAGACATTCAGGACAAGGACTAGAAGAATTCATGAATGAGATAACACTTATAGCTGAACTTCAACATAGTAATCTTGTTCGGCTTTTGGGTTGTTGCATCCAAGGAGAAGAGAAGATTCTGATCTATGAATACTTGACAAATACAAGCTTGGATGCCTTCCTCTTTG ATTCTACTAGAGTGTATCTCTTAGATTGGCAGAGGCGCATCAACATCATTGAAGGGATTGCACAAGGACTTCTTTATCTTCATAAGTACTCTAGAGTTAGAATCATACACAGAGATTTGAAAGCTAGCAACATTTTACTTGACGAAAGCATGAAACCTAAGATATCAGATTTTGGAATGGCCAGAATCTTCGGACAGGATGAGTCCAGAGCAAATACGAAGAGAGTTGTAGGAACATA TGGCTATATGTCTCCAGAGTATGCCATGAATGGCATTTTCTCTGAGAAGTCTGATGTATACAGCTTTGGAGTTCTACTGCTGGAGATCGTGAGTGGCAGAAAGAACACTGTATTCGTTTCATCTACTAATCTCAGCCTTATTGAACTT GAACACGCAGCAGATAGACCTACTATGTCGGAAGTAATATCCATGCTCACAAGTGATGTCATGTTTTTACCAGATCCAAAACAGCCCGCATTCTATGTCTCAAAAAGTGAATCCGGATCATCCCAAGCTGAAATAAGGTCGGATAGGGGTTCTTCAAATTGTGTATCTATAACTGTAATGGAACCTAGATAA
- the LOC103400556 gene encoding G-type lectin S-receptor-like serine/threonine-protein kinase CES101 isoform X2, whose amino-acid sequence MAAQGSRRLLFFSCFFLQYLLSCYAEVVVYTLKQGDQLRDQDTDHLVSPHGYFKLGFFSPGASSDLGATSNRFLGIWYSKLPNHPDAVWVANPATPVVDSSGVFMLDSDGKMKIKHGGGEIILWDHNQTVSGNVTGYMMDSGNFMLREVASDGTPGKILWESFDYPSNTLLPGMKLGWDFRTGRNRTVSSWFSGQVPTPGAFRLGVDPNRTNRLIIWRRDVVYWTSGIWESGSFQMTPELTSRADLFEFSFVSNAEEKYFTYSVKDNSTLSRWELNTWGQLLQSILASDGTAWETKASGPCTFNPDYPDAVCIKQTTSECRNGSELFLPIRGYLIDAQLTYNDSNPNSDLSDCHAICWRDCACIGYGPLQLNGSGCLYMREGAHFVKNNYFGVNYLVTKANNSRDGTPTEGSKKSKWWIWCIVGIILAVAVLLLGYFLYTRKRKPQHVQQTDNSETIQEQGLLDLGSQSAE is encoded by the exons ATGGCTGCACAGGGAAGCAGGAGGCTTCTGTTTTTCTCGTGTTTCTTCCTGCAGTATCTTCTCTCTTGTTATGCAGAAGTAGTGGTGTACACGCTCAAGCAAGGCGACCAGCTACGGGACCAGGACACCGATCATCTCGTTTCTCCGCACGGTTACTTCAAGCTGGGGTTCTTCAGTCCCGGTGCTTCCAGTGACCTGGGTGCTACGAGCAATCGGTTCTTGGGAATATGGTACAGCAAACTACCAAATCATCCGGATGCGGTGTGGGTGGCAAACCCTGCAACTCCGGTCGTGGATTCGTCTGGAGTGTTTATGTTGGATAGTGATGGGAAAATGAAGATCAAACATGGTGGAGGGGAGATTATTCTGTGGGATCACAATCAGACAGTTTCCGGTAATGTGACTGGCTATATGATGGATAGCGGAAATTTTATGTTAAGGGAAGTAGCATCGGATGGAACTCCCGGAAAGATTTTGTGGGAAAGTTTTGATTACCCATCAAACACATTGTTACCTGGAATGAAGTTAGGCTGGGACTTTAGGACCGGGCGTAATCGAACAGTTTCTTCATGGTTCAGTGGTCAGGTGCCTACGCCAGGTGCTTTCCGGCTTGGTGTGGATCCCAATCGCACCAACCGGTTAATCATCTGGCGGCGAGACGTTGTATACTGGACCAGTGGGATCTGGGAAAGTGGAAGTTTTCAGATGACCCCTGAACTGACAAGCAGGGCTGATTTGTTCGAGTTCTCTTTTGTTTCAAATGCAGAGGAGAAGTACTTCACTTATTCTGTCAAAGACAACTCTACTCTTTCGAGATGGGAACTCAATACTTGGGGCCAACTCTTGCAGTCGATTTTAGCCTCAGACGGTACAGCATGGGAAACCAAAGCTTCAGGTCCATGTACGTTCAACCCAGATTATCCGGATGCAGTGTGCATAAAGCAGACGACCTCTGAATGCAGGAATGGTTCCGAGCTATTCCTACCGATAAGAGGCTACTTAATTGATGCTCAGTTGACATATAATGATAGTAACCCTAACTCGGATCTTAGCGACTGTCACGCAATTTGCTGGAGGGATTGCGCCTGTATCGGCTACGGACCTTTACAGCTCAATGGGTCTGGATGTCTGTATATGAGAGAAGGAGCACATTTTGTCAAGAATAATTACTTTGGAGTTAATTACCTCGTTACCAAAGCAAATAATAGCAGAG ATGGAACACCTACCGAAGGAAGTAAAAAGAGCAAATGGTGGATATGGTGTATCGTAGGGATTATACTTGCAGTGGCAGTGCTACTTTTGGGGTACTTCCTCTatacaaggaaaagaaaacctCAACACGTGCAACAAACTG ACAATTCGGAAACAATCCAAGAGCAAGGGTTACTTGACTTGGGATCTCAATCAGCGGAATGA
- the LOC103400556 gene encoding G-type lectin S-receptor-like serine/threonine-protein kinase CES101 isoform X1: MAAQGSRRLLFFSCFFLQYLLSCYAEVVVYTLKQGDQLRDQDTDHLVSPHGYFKLGFFSPGASSDLGATSNRFLGIWYSKLPNHPDAVWVANPATPVVDSSGVFMLDSDGKMKIKHGGGEIILWDHNQTVSGNVTGYMMDSGNFMLREVASDGTPGKILWESFDYPSNTLLPGMKLGWDFRTGRNRTVSSWFSGQVPTPGAFRLGVDPNRTNRLIIWRRDVVYWTSGIWESGSFQMTPELTSRADLFEFSFVSNAEEKYFTYSVKDNSTLSRWELNTWGQLLQSILASDGTAWETKASGPCTFNPDYPDAVCIKQTTSECRNGSELFLPIRGYLIDAQLTYNDSNPNSDLSDCHAICWRDCACIGYGPLQLNGSGCLYMREGAHFVKNNYFGVNYLVTKANNSRDGTPTEGSKKSKWWIWCIVGIILAVAVLLLGYFLYTRKRKPQHVQQTGEKKLHRILWLLIYELQVQVPYKLLQSLACRQFGNNPRARVT, translated from the exons ATGGCTGCACAGGGAAGCAGGAGGCTTCTGTTTTTCTCGTGTTTCTTCCTGCAGTATCTTCTCTCTTGTTATGCAGAAGTAGTGGTGTACACGCTCAAGCAAGGCGACCAGCTACGGGACCAGGACACCGATCATCTCGTTTCTCCGCACGGTTACTTCAAGCTGGGGTTCTTCAGTCCCGGTGCTTCCAGTGACCTGGGTGCTACGAGCAATCGGTTCTTGGGAATATGGTACAGCAAACTACCAAATCATCCGGATGCGGTGTGGGTGGCAAACCCTGCAACTCCGGTCGTGGATTCGTCTGGAGTGTTTATGTTGGATAGTGATGGGAAAATGAAGATCAAACATGGTGGAGGGGAGATTATTCTGTGGGATCACAATCAGACAGTTTCCGGTAATGTGACTGGCTATATGATGGATAGCGGAAATTTTATGTTAAGGGAAGTAGCATCGGATGGAACTCCCGGAAAGATTTTGTGGGAAAGTTTTGATTACCCATCAAACACATTGTTACCTGGAATGAAGTTAGGCTGGGACTTTAGGACCGGGCGTAATCGAACAGTTTCTTCATGGTTCAGTGGTCAGGTGCCTACGCCAGGTGCTTTCCGGCTTGGTGTGGATCCCAATCGCACCAACCGGTTAATCATCTGGCGGCGAGACGTTGTATACTGGACCAGTGGGATCTGGGAAAGTGGAAGTTTTCAGATGACCCCTGAACTGACAAGCAGGGCTGATTTGTTCGAGTTCTCTTTTGTTTCAAATGCAGAGGAGAAGTACTTCACTTATTCTGTCAAAGACAACTCTACTCTTTCGAGATGGGAACTCAATACTTGGGGCCAACTCTTGCAGTCGATTTTAGCCTCAGACGGTACAGCATGGGAAACCAAAGCTTCAGGTCCATGTACGTTCAACCCAGATTATCCGGATGCAGTGTGCATAAAGCAGACGACCTCTGAATGCAGGAATGGTTCCGAGCTATTCCTACCGATAAGAGGCTACTTAATTGATGCTCAGTTGACATATAATGATAGTAACCCTAACTCGGATCTTAGCGACTGTCACGCAATTTGCTGGAGGGATTGCGCCTGTATCGGCTACGGACCTTTACAGCTCAATGGGTCTGGATGTCTGTATATGAGAGAAGGAGCACATTTTGTCAAGAATAATTACTTTGGAGTTAATTACCTCGTTACCAAAGCAAATAATAGCAGAG ATGGAACACCTACCGAAGGAAGTAAAAAGAGCAAATGGTGGATATGGTGTATCGTAGGGATTATACTTGCAGTGGCAGTGCTACTTTTGGGGTACTTCCTCTatacaaggaaaagaaaacctCAACACGTGCAACAAACTGGTGAGAAGAAACTGCATAGGATTTTGTGGCTGTTAATTTATGAATTGCAAGTACAAGTACCTTATAAACTATTGCAATCACTGGCTTGCAGACAATTCGGAAACAATCCAAGAGCAAGGGTTACTTGA